From a single Thermincola ferriacetica genomic region:
- a CDS encoding type II toxin-antitoxin system PemK/MazF family toxin: MTSNKKRPVLVLSNNNYNSKTEDIVVAAITSNLTAKDYIVMLTGNDLDEGTLKVGFLRKGG, encoded by the coding sequence TTGACTTCCAATAAAAAACGCCCTGTTCTGGTTTTATCCAATAATAATTATAATAGCAAGACGGAAGATATAGTGGTTGCGGCCATTACTTCGAACCTGACAGCAAAGGATTATATTGTAATGCTGACCGGTAACGACCTTGACGAGGGAACCTTAAAGGTGGGATTCCTGCGTAAGGGTGGATAA
- a CDS encoding DUF4855 domain-containing protein: MNGRKSYGFTHVFLQPNYYATQAPLEDRMERAAALAQKYGTGIEIELFTTTCINGSTVIITDALFTRCICKKEANTPKERIL; the protein is encoded by the coding sequence ATGAACGGCAGGAAATCATATGGCTTTACCCATGTGTTTCTGCAGCCTAACTATTATGCTACTCAGGCGCCTTTGGAAGACCGCATGGAGCGGGCAGCGGCTTTGGCCCAAAAGTATGGGACGGGAATTGAAATCGAACTGTTTACGACGACCTGTATAAATGGATCAACGGTAATTATAACTGATGCTCTTTTTACGAGATGTATCTGTAAAAAAGAAGCGAATACTCCAAAGGAGCGAATACTATGA
- a CDS encoding futalosine hydrolase, whose protein sequence is MNLPKKRILVMTAVQAERDAVLRGLKGDQRFDVCLAGVGPAAAAANTARILATAEYDLVVSAGIGGGFPGRAEIGSLVVANEIVAADLGAETPKGFMSLDELGFGCTRVQADLCLVNRLTEALFAANLPVSAAPILTVSTVTGTAESAVEMAARVPGAAAEAMEGYGVAVAGQALGVPVLEIRSVSNLVGLRERSTWRIDEALAALEAASSVLLEVLL, encoded by the coding sequence ATGAATTTGCCTAAAAAACGTATCCTGGTAATGACCGCTGTTCAGGCAGAACGGGATGCGGTATTGCGTGGGCTGAAGGGCGATCAAAGGTTTGATGTCTGCTTGGCGGGTGTTGGCCCGGCAGCGGCGGCAGCCAATACGGCAAGGATCTTGGCAACTGCTGAATACGACCTGGTAGTGAGCGCCGGTATTGGTGGAGGGTTCCCTGGCAGGGCTGAGATTGGTTCCCTTGTGGTGGCAAATGAAATTGTTGCCGCGGATTTAGGGGCGGAAACCCCGAAAGGTTTCATGAGTTTGGATGAATTGGGCTTCGGATGTACCCGTGTTCAGGCGGATCTCTGCCTGGTGAACCGGTTGACTGAAGCGTTATTTGCGGCCAATCTACCGGTCAGCGCTGCCCCTATATTGACTGTATCTACAGTGACGGGTACGGCTGAGAGTGCGGTAGAAATGGCGGCACGGGTACCGGGGGCCGCTGCTGAGGCAATGGAGGGGTATGGTGTGGCTGTTGCGGGACAGGCGCTTGGTGTGCCGGTGCTGGAAATCCGCTCTGTCTCAAACCTGGTTGGCTTAAGGGAACGGAGCACATGGCGTATAGATGAGGCATTGGCCGCTCTCGAAGCGGCAAGTTCAGTATTATTGGAGGTTTTACTATGA
- a CDS encoding 1,4-dihydroxy-6-naphthoate synthase encodes MRIAFSPCPNDTFIFHAWVHGLIPGAPKLEVTYADIDITNSLAAGGNGPEVIKISYAALPWVLSDYALLPCGGALGRGCGPLVLTSLKAGNTEDPAVLAGKRIAVPSERSTAYLLFRLWAAQKVPGGVGEIVVMPFHEIMPAVRDGAVDAGLVIHEARFTYPSYGLDLLADLGSWWEADTNLPIPLGAIVARRNLDLTAVADWIRASLRYAWAHPEASREYVMCHAQELSPEVAQAHINLYVNEFSENLGETGYQAVTTLLSRAAQAGLVPRVDLAALS; translated from the coding sequence ATGAGAATTGCTTTTTCTCCTTGTCCTAACGATACTTTTATATTCCATGCCTGGGTACATGGACTGATTCCGGGTGCTCCGAAGCTGGAGGTTACTTATGCCGATATTGACATCACCAACAGTTTGGCGGCCGGTGGTAACGGGCCGGAGGTGATTAAGATTTCTTATGCAGCTCTCCCATGGGTATTATCTGATTACGCGCTGCTCCCATGTGGAGGTGCACTGGGCAGAGGTTGTGGGCCGCTGGTATTAACGTCGCTAAAAGCAGGTAATACCGAGGATCCGGCGGTTTTGGCCGGTAAACGGATTGCGGTACCCAGTGAAAGATCAACGGCCTACCTGTTGTTCCGCCTGTGGGCAGCTCAAAAAGTACCAGGGGGGGTAGGCGAGATAGTGGTTATGCCTTTTCATGAGATTATGCCGGCGGTGCGTGACGGCGCCGTTGATGCCGGGCTGGTGATTCACGAGGCACGCTTCACTTACCCTTCTTACGGGCTGGACCTTTTGGCTGATCTGGGCAGTTGGTGGGAAGCTGATACCAATCTGCCGATTCCTTTGGGAGCGATCGTCGCCCGTCGGAACCTGGATTTAACGGCTGTCGCTGACTGGATTCGGGCCTCGCTCAGATACGCGTGGGCACACCCGGAGGCTTCACGGGAGTATGTAATGTGCCATGCTCAGGAGCTGTCGCCTGAAGTTGCCCAGGCACATATTAATCTTTACGTAAACGAGTTCAGTGAAAATTTAGGCGAGACAGGGTATCAAGCGGTAACTACCTTACTCAGCCGGGCCGCACAGGCAGGGCTGGTGCCCAGGGTGGACTTGGCGGCCTTATCATAA
- a CDS encoding MtaA/CmuA family methyltransferase — translation MSKMTSRERVFAAVTMQELPDQLPVNPLLMTRGIREGGVRVDQVLLDGEAMAKAKIKAHQKFGGDVVVAGTDLFTPVENLGAVLEYLPYAQPSLVEHPAPTKEAFYRLKDNYLKNGFNPEKGRLRAIQEEIRTLIREGWKDTHALATPVGGPITTAQLVTGTDNFFTYLAEDPDFAKEVIELSLDVVKNVCRMMFEAGVDVCNILDPFCSSDILPPEMYREFGLPYQQRLFAYIKEIGGIGFTHTCTFTQPIWSDIANSGTFNFNGDMYPGADHAKRAIGDKISLMGTVSPYSTLVHGTPEDVAREVKKLAVEVGYNGGFVCMPGCDIDWTVPEENMRALIDTCASIKYPIDIEALGDLSNVYLAGHPNHPGMRKISTDNDQMVRMGIQKKANKTPEEEVYSNLADAILEYDGDKVVEWTKKGLELGLTPQQIIFDGLSLGMKMVGDLYERNERFITDMIKSAKTMEKAMAILVPLLEASGAGDGNKKTVVVGLIRGNTQDIGKNLVVLMLKANGFNVIDLGKNVKPEQFVEAAEANNAVAIGISVMTNSSVIYAEKTVELLKAKGLADKYLVMTGGAAMNEQIASQIGAKYGSDANAAVSLVKEHIKATA, via the coding sequence ATGTCCAAGATGACCAGCCGAGAACGAGTTTTTGCGGCAGTTACTATGCAAGAGCTGCCGGACCAGTTACCCGTAAACCCGTTGTTGATGACACGGGGCATTCGCGAGGGGGGCGTTAGAGTTGATCAGGTCCTGCTCGACGGTGAGGCCATGGCCAAAGCCAAAATCAAAGCCCATCAAAAATTCGGCGGAGACGTGGTGGTTGCCGGGACCGACTTGTTTACCCCGGTAGAGAATCTGGGTGCTGTATTAGAATACCTGCCTTATGCACAACCCTCACTAGTTGAACATCCCGCACCTACAAAAGAAGCTTTTTACCGTCTAAAAGATAACTACCTAAAGAATGGCTTTAATCCGGAAAAAGGCCGCTTGAGAGCAATTCAAGAAGAAATAAGAACCTTAATCAGGGAAGGCTGGAAAGATACCCACGCGCTGGCTACCCCCGTTGGCGGTCCGATTACTACCGCCCAGTTAGTTACCGGTACCGACAATTTTTTCACTTATTTGGCTGAAGATCCGGATTTCGCTAAAGAGGTTATAGAATTATCCCTTGACGTGGTTAAAAATGTCTGCCGAATGATGTTTGAAGCTGGTGTTGATGTCTGCAATATTCTTGACCCATTCTGCTCCAGTGACATTTTACCGCCGGAAATGTATAGAGAGTTTGGCTTGCCCTACCAGCAGAGGTTATTCGCTTATATTAAGGAAATTGGCGGTATCGGGTTCACTCATACATGTACCTTTACCCAACCCATCTGGTCCGACATTGCCAATAGCGGCACCTTTAACTTTAACGGCGATATGTATCCTGGAGCAGACCATGCCAAGCGAGCTATCGGAGACAAAATTTCACTGATGGGTACGGTCAGCCCCTACTCAACATTAGTCCATGGCACCCCCGAGGATGTTGCCAGGGAAGTCAAGAAATTGGCTGTTGAAGTTGGGTATAACGGCGGATTTGTCTGCATGCCCGGTTGTGACATTGACTGGACTGTTCCGGAGGAAAACATGCGCGCGTTGATTGATACCTGTGCATCGATCAAGTACCCGATAGACATCGAGGCCCTTGGTGACCTGAGCAACGTTTATTTGGCGGGCCACCCCAACCACCCGGGTATGCGCAAAATATCAACGGATAACGATCAAATGGTCAGAATGGGCATTCAAAAGAAGGCAAATAAAACTCCGGAAGAAGAGGTTTATTCAAATCTGGCGGATGCGATTTTGGAATACGACGGTGATAAAGTCGTTGAGTGGACCAAAAAAGGTCTGGAACTCGGGTTAACCCCGCAGCAGATTATATTTGACGGTTTATCCCTTGGTATGAAAATGGTCGGCGACTTGTATGAGCGTAACGAACGTTTCATCACCGATATGATCAAATCTGCCAAGACTATGGAAAAGGCTATGGCTATTCTTGTTCCGCTGCTGGAAGCATCAGGAGCAGGGGACGGGAATAAAAAAACGGTGGTAGTGGGTCTGATTCGTGGGAACACTCAGGACATCGGAAAAAATCTTGTTGTCCTAATGCTCAAAGCCAACGGCTTTAATGTTATTGATCTTGGCAAGAATGTTAAACCTGAACAATTTGTTGAAGCAGCAGAAGCTAATAATGCGGTGGCAATTGGTATATCCGTCATGACCAACTCATCGGTTATTTACGCAGAAAAAACAGTAGAATTGCTTAAAGCAAAAGGCTTGGCCGACAAGTATTTGGTCATGACCGGTGGCGCAGCAATGAATGAACAGATTGCTTCCCAAATCGGCGCAAAATATGGTTCTGATGCTAACGCTGCAGTTTCCTTGGTTAAAGAACATATTAAGGCAACAGCCTAA
- a CDS encoding uroporphyrinogen decarboxylase family protein: MNLRSRLASIISGKQSGLPLIDIGTTSLTGIRNNVLPHKAKDKAAHPVYGTVPLEPLDCIRLGSDFVRSGLLFDFPAITDDSFIDAYGVKWIQDGSAFFPVNHPLETAALSDIVRYPKIQWHQKIQPIESNIANNYLIIADAPCPGLLNLCFMLRSTWQFMEDIADNWQIATALLEWSAETIVDAYKYMLSSLPYEPDIIIYADDLGHQDGMFFSPMDFRKYIRPFMHSSLTRLRQLTSAAICFHSCGAIRPILKDVVELGIKIFNLDTKAKGMSVQEIRQELPPHVVLHGSTDLCALGRSVANRDRAGIARLITELAKSSPVIAAPLDNLLSTEEVLATIYGAAFIRNLSDDDFEKIRNIGPVRSIIEEAIEKTLSKELPAV; the protein is encoded by the coding sequence ATGAATCTTCGGTCAAGATTAGCATCCATTATTTCCGGAAAACAATCAGGCTTGCCACTGATTGATATTGGAACTACGTCTCTCACTGGTATCCGGAACAATGTACTTCCCCATAAGGCAAAAGACAAAGCAGCTCATCCTGTATACGGAACAGTACCTTTGGAGCCGCTGGATTGTATCCGGCTAGGATCTGATTTTGTCCGTAGTGGTTTGTTATTTGACTTCCCCGCAATAACAGATGATAGCTTTATTGATGCCTATGGCGTTAAATGGATACAGGATGGAAGTGCTTTTTTTCCTGTCAACCACCCTCTAGAAACAGCGGCGCTCAGCGATATTGTGCGTTATCCCAAAATCCAATGGCATCAGAAGATACAACCCATTGAATCTAATATTGCAAATAACTACCTTATAATCGCAGATGCGCCTTGCCCCGGTCTCCTAAATCTATGCTTCATGCTGCGCAGTACCTGGCAGTTTATGGAAGATATTGCAGATAATTGGCAAATTGCTACAGCGCTACTCGAATGGTCCGCAGAAACTATAGTAGATGCCTATAAATATATGTTGAGCTCACTTCCTTATGAACCAGATATAATCATTTATGCCGATGATTTGGGCCACCAGGATGGCATGTTTTTTTCTCCGATGGATTTTCGCAAATATATTCGACCCTTTATGCATTCATCGCTGACCAGACTCAGACAGTTAACCTCTGCCGCAATTTGCTTTCACAGTTGTGGAGCCATTCGACCAATTCTGAAGGATGTAGTTGAGCTCGGTATCAAGATATTTAATCTGGATACTAAAGCTAAGGGGATGAGTGTTCAGGAAATAAGGCAAGAGCTTCCACCTCATGTTGTACTGCATGGGTCAACCGACCTTTGTGCTTTGGGTAGGTCCGTAGCGAATCGGGATAGGGCCGGAATCGCCCGATTAATCACTGAATTGGCCAAAAGTTCACCGGTTATTGCCGCGCCCTTGGATAACTTGTTATCTACAGAAGAAGTACTTGCAACTATATATGGAGCTGCATTTATCCGAAATTTGTCCGACGATGATTTTGAAAAAATCCGTAACATTGGGCCGGTACGGAGCATCATCGAAGAGGCAATAGAAAAAACCTTATCAAAAGAACTACCTGCCGTATAA
- a CDS encoding tetrahydromethanopterin S-methyltransferase subunit H family protein, which yields MANFHVLKIGDTIIGGPMGSNTGLAVGSIFYDKHSLVSDPFAGEFDENRATELVDRVNKLSKRYGVQMAFDIIAASPEAMERFLEFVSVRTTLPLFINASEAEARMAGLEAAAKLGILNRVIYASLNEDTEDEELELLCRQRPAAVMILASDVSNPTPEGSCEMIENYYQPMLKEIGVEAPIVDLGTMDPPSIGLNIRQIQAVRERFGYPAGCAFSNCFPQWTSVSQLGREWVNLSLATALVACRAAGADYLHYGIIEKAAVAAHVSATAEVFYGFAAQELDGHKLPEGHALWNMFKL from the coding sequence TTGGCAAATTTTCACGTACTGAAGATAGGTGACACTATAATAGGTGGGCCAATGGGATCGAATACCGGCTTAGCGGTAGGGAGCATTTTTTATGACAAACATTCTCTTGTTTCTGATCCATTTGCCGGCGAATTTGACGAAAATCGCGCGACAGAATTGGTGGACCGTGTAAATAAACTCAGTAAAAGATACGGTGTGCAAATGGCATTTGACATCATTGCCGCTTCACCCGAAGCCATGGAACGCTTTTTAGAATTTGTTAGTGTGCGTACAACCCTTCCTTTATTTATAAATGCTTCTGAAGCCGAGGCCCGCATGGCTGGCCTTGAGGCTGCCGCTAAACTGGGAATTCTAAATCGGGTAATTTATGCTTCGCTGAATGAGGATACAGAAGACGAAGAGTTGGAATTACTCTGCCGGCAACGCCCCGCCGCTGTCATGATACTTGCCAGTGATGTAAGCAACCCAACACCTGAGGGAAGTTGTGAGATGATCGAGAACTATTATCAGCCGATGTTAAAGGAGATTGGAGTAGAAGCCCCTATTGTGGACTTAGGCACGATGGATCCACCCTCAATTGGTCTGAATATTCGGCAAATTCAGGCTGTTCGTGAACGTTTCGGCTATCCTGCCGGTTGTGCCTTCTCTAACTGTTTTCCACAATGGACCAGTGTCAGTCAACTAGGCCGGGAATGGGTAAATCTATCTTTGGCAACAGCACTTGTTGCTTGTCGTGCAGCAGGTGCAGATTACTTGCACTATGGCATCATTGAAAAAGCAGCAGTGGCAGCCCATGTTTCTGCGACTGCCGAAGTGTTTTATGGCTTTGCGGCTCAAGAATTGGATGGTCATAAACTGCCTGAAGGACACGCTTTGTGGAATATGTTCAAACTGTAG
- a CDS encoding HPP family protein codes for MINQIIKRVCDIIRRAKPGYLMVATLGTFLGISPIAYLGYQYEAALLFPSLASSAIVLFASPVSMTKVKCIVGGQLLSALAGVTVYQLLGSNWWSVSISVALAMVLMNITNTLHPPGGATAFVAVISKQNYAFVLKPVFLGLGILILSALVVQYLALVKDTKQSDKIKSSNHP; via the coding sequence TTGATAAATCAGATTATTAAACGGGTCTGTGACATTATCAGAAGGGCAAAACCAGGTTATTTAATGGTCGCCACGTTAGGAACGTTTCTCGGGATTTCTCCAATAGCTTATTTGGGCTATCAATATGAAGCAGCACTTCTTTTCCCGTCTCTAGCCAGTTCTGCCATAGTATTATTTGCGTCTCCGGTTTCGATGACAAAAGTTAAATGTATTGTGGGTGGGCAACTGTTATCTGCTTTAGCTGGTGTCACCGTATACCAGCTTCTGGGATCGAATTGGTGGAGTGTCTCTATTAGCGTTGCCTTGGCAATGGTTTTAATGAATATTACTAACACATTACATCCTCCTGGTGGTGCAACAGCTTTTGTGGCAGTTATTTCCAAACAAAACTATGCATTTGTTCTTAAACCTGTCTTTCTTGGATTAGGAATCCTAATTTTGTCGGCTTTGGTTGTACAGTATTTGGCGTTGGTAAAAGATACTAAGCAATCTGATAAAATCAAGTCTTCCAATCATCCTTAA